The following are from one region of the Bacteroidota bacterium genome:
- a CDS encoding exonuclease, giving the protein MKRTQTKLDDEFYQMEYGLYCSAGDFFLDPLKPCKTAVITHAHADHATLGHKEIYCTAGTAALMKARFGNKLNSHFHLKEVHKAFHINGIPISFYNAGHILGSVQVLMNLSGKRILYTGDIKTQDDPTCAAYEPVPCDVLVTECTFATPEHIHPPIQDEIAKLNAYTDIPVIIGCYMIGKAQRISQLIATHYNNKLVLTHANITPYHKVYMQQGIRLENWIPLERFDFAD; this is encoded by the coding sequence ATGAAACGCACACAAACAAAACTTGATGATGAATTCTATCAAATGGAATATGGCCTGTATTGCTCTGCTGGCGACTTTTTTTTAGATCCATTAAAGCCTTGTAAAACAGCAGTTATTACACATGCTCATGCCGACCATGCTACCTTAGGCCACAAAGAAATTTACTGCACCGCTGGTACTGCTGCACTTATGAAAGCAAGGTTTGGCAATAAACTCAATTCGCATTTTCATTTAAAAGAAGTACACAAAGCATTCCATATAAATGGAATACCCATTTCGTTTTATAATGCCGGACATATTCTTGGGAGTGTGCAAGTGCTGATGAACCTAAGCGGAAAACGAATCTTGTACACAGGAGATATAAAAACCCAGGACGACCCAACCTGTGCAGCATATGAACCGGTGCCTTGTGATGTGCTGGTAACCGAATGTACCTTTGCTACCCCCGAGCATATACACCCACCTATACAAGATGAAATAGCTAAGCTTAATGCTTATACTGATATTCCGGTAATTATTGGTTGCTATATGATAGGTAAGGCTCAGCGCATTTCACAACTTATAGCAACACACTATAACAATAAATTAGTTTTAACACATGCGAACATTACACCTTACCACAAAGTTTATATGCAACAAGGCATCCGGCTAGAAAACTGGATTCCTTTGGAACGATTTGATTTTGCTGATTAA
- a CDS encoding NAD(P)H-hydrate dehydratase, whose amino-acid sequence MLEHEDIIGILKPRNKFSHKGNFGHALLIGGMLGKAGALQLAARACMRSGAGLCTVATEKLSALSIQIAVAEVMCMITDQQFYNENKIADFHAIGIGVGLGQTTDTIKLLEFVLQHYSKPIVIDADSINLIATHKQLLPHIPPKSILTPHPGELQRLIGAWANDFEKITLAEEFCRNHNCYLIIKGHYSLIVSPEDKLVFNITGNAGMATAGSGDVLTGIITSLLAQGYHPYEAALAGVYIHGAAGDIAADMLSQTAMVAGDIIDALPVFF is encoded by the coding sequence TTGCTGGAGCACGAAGACATCATCGGAATTTTAAAACCACGTAATAAATTTTCGCATAAAGGAAACTTTGGACACGCCTTACTTATTGGTGGAATGTTGGGTAAAGCGGGCGCTTTGCAATTGGCTGCCCGCGCTTGCATGCGCTCAGGTGCTGGGTTATGTACAGTGGCAACCGAAAAACTTTCAGCACTAAGCATACAAATTGCTGTAGCCGAAGTAATGTGCATGATTACCGATCAACAATTTTATAACGAGAATAAAATTGCCGACTTTCATGCAATAGGTATAGGTGTAGGGCTAGGACAAACTACCGACACAATTAAACTACTTGAATTTGTTCTGCAACATTATAGCAAACCCATAGTCATTGATGCCGATTCTATTAATCTGATAGCCACGCATAAACAACTGCTGCCACATATACCACCTAAAAGCATACTTACTCCTCATCCTGGTGAATTGCAACGATTGATTGGAGCCTGGGCAAATGACTTTGAAAAAATAACATTGGCCGAAGAATTTTGCCGCAATCACAATTGTTATTTAATTATTAAAGGACATTACTCGCTAATCGTTTCGCCAGAAGACAAACTCGTTTTTAACATTACAGGCAATGCGGGTATGGCCACTGCGGGCAGTGGCGATGTGCTTACCGGCATTATTACCTCTTTGCTTGCTCAAGGCTATCACCCTTACGAAGCAGCACTTGCAGGGGTATATATACATGGGGCAGCAGGAGATATTGCTGCCGATATGTTGTCGCAAACAGCTATGGTTGCAGGCGACATTATTGACGCGCTTCCGGTCTTTTTCTAA
- a CDS encoding NUDIX domain-containing protein → MHMYINDKRLVFTDYKNRGVVNPGLLSREYMGHDTLQQCIKLLHHKNNFSHVELYSNNIDELWEDACTYFELIEAAGGVVIDQQKMLAIFRHKKWDLPKGKIERNESTQTGAIREVIEECGLQHCHVMYLLDQTYHSYMLKGAPILKRTSWFMMQGSLTDTLTPQLDEDISLIRWFGENELDELYANTYSSISDLIKKNQSRIFSPLPDTTK, encoded by the coding sequence ATGCATATGTATATTAATGATAAAAGATTGGTATTTACCGATTATAAAAATCGTGGAGTTGTTAATCCGGGATTGCTTTCGAGAGAGTATATGGGCCACGATACTTTACAGCAATGCATAAAACTGCTGCATCACAAGAACAATTTTTCTCATGTGGAGCTATATTCGAATAATATCGATGAACTTTGGGAAGATGCGTGCACCTATTTTGAATTAATAGAAGCAGCAGGAGGAGTGGTTATCGATCAGCAAAAAATGCTGGCCATTTTCAGACATAAAAAATGGGACCTCCCCAAAGGAAAAATTGAAAGAAATGAAAGCACCCAAACCGGTGCTATTCGCGAAGTAATTGAAGAATGCGGCTTGCAGCATTGCCATGTAATGTATTTGCTCGATCAAACCTATCACTCGTACATGTTAAAAGGCGCTCCCATACTTAAACGCACTTCGTGGTTTATGATGCAAGGAAGCCTAACTGACACGCTTACCCCACAACTTGATGAAGATATATCGCTTATACGATGGTTTGGCGAAAACGAACTTGATGAACTATATGCCAATACCTATAGCTCTATTTCAGATTTGATAAAGAAAAATCAGTCCAGGATTTTTTCACCCCTTCCTGATACAACCAAATAA
- a CDS encoding NAD(P)H-hydrate epimerase — protein MEKIFTADQFRAWDTYTIEHEPIASHALMERAAGKCFRWLVSNYDFGTRYLIICGHGNNGGDGLAIARMLLNAGYFVRVFIPFFDKNKLSADALINFTKLDSLFLFESDIDCIATFDNTNCVIVDALFGTGLKGKVDEKYAGIIHQINRTVAQIVSIDLPSGLPADIAAINDFTIVKSNHTLTFQSSKPVCLLPYSHQYLGILHIVDIGLSR, from the coding sequence ATGGAAAAAATATTTACCGCAGACCAATTTAGAGCATGGGACACTTACACCATTGAGCATGAGCCCATCGCTTCGCATGCACTAATGGAACGTGCTGCCGGAAAATGTTTCCGCTGGTTGGTGTCGAATTATGACTTTGGCACACGTTACTTAATTATATGTGGCCATGGCAATAACGGAGGCGATGGCCTTGCCATTGCCCGCATGCTGCTCAATGCCGGATATTTTGTTCGGGTATTTATTCCGTTTTTCGATAAAAATAAATTAAGTGCTGATGCCTTAATAAATTTCACAAAACTAGACTCGCTTTTTTTATTTGAATCTGATATAGACTGCATTGCTACCTTTGACAATACAAATTGTGTAATTGTAGATGCCTTATTTGGAACAGGCTTAAAGGGCAAAGTAGATGAAAAATATGCGGGCATCATACATCAGATAAACCGCACCGTAGCGCAAATCGTGAGCATTGATCTACCAAGTGGCTTACCGGCAGATATTGCAGCCATTAATGATTTTACAATTGTAAAATCAAATCATACACTCACCTTCCAATCGTCAAAACCGGTTTGCCTGTTGCCATATTCACATCAGTACTTGGGTATATTGCATATTGTTGATATTGGCCTTTCGCGGTAG
- a CDS encoding dephospho-CoA kinase — MAKTIGLTGGIGTGKTVVAKIFSMLGADIYNADAAARKLMTEDATIILHIKHLLGALSYNADGSLNRTYVADKIYQDETLRKKLNEIVHPVVIENGKNYVLSSKHNYVIKEAAILFESGSDAYCDKIILVSSPLEMRINRVMQRDGRNREEVLKVIASQMPEEEKIRKSDFIIYNDEKQSLITQTMQVHAQLLI, encoded by the coding sequence ATGGCTAAAACAATAGGACTAACAGGAGGAATAGGTACCGGAAAAACAGTGGTTGCAAAAATATTTTCGATGCTTGGTGCTGATATCTATAACGCAGATGCAGCTGCCCGGAAGTTGATGACAGAGGATGCGACCATTATTTTACACATTAAACATTTATTGGGTGCTTTATCTTATAATGCTGATGGTAGTTTAAACCGAACCTATGTGGCAGATAAAATTTACCAAGACGAAACTTTACGAAAAAAGTTAAATGAAATTGTACATCCTGTAGTAATTGAAAATGGAAAAAATTATGTCTTAAGTTCCAAGCATAATTATGTAATAAAAGAAGCAGCTATCTTATTCGAAAGCGGAAGCGATGCTTATTGCGATAAAATTATCCTGGTATCATCTCCGCTCGAAATGCGCATTAACAGGGTAATGCAACGCGATGGCCGCAACCGCGAAGAAGTCTTAAAAGTAATAGCTTCTCAAATGCCCGAAGAAGAAAAAATTCGCAAATCAGATTTTATTATTTACAATGATGAAAAGCAAAGCCTCATAACACAGACAATGCAAGTACATGCCCAACTATTAATATGA